A region of Bradyrhizobium sp. SZCCHNS1050 DNA encodes the following proteins:
- a CDS encoding fumarylacetoacetate hydrolase family protein has product MTSARLATYAVDGSVRYGLVTDTGLVDLSARFARDYPTLREVIAAGALPRLIDAAAGLSPDHGLDAITWLPPIASPEKIICIGVNYPDRNAEYKDGQDAPKYPSMFMRTPRSFVGHETPLVRPRASPQLDYEGELVLIIGKAGRHIPEAQALDHIAALTLCNEGTIRDWVRHAKFNVTQGKNFDSTGSLGPWIVPYTNESQIADIRLTTRVNGELRQDDRTSRLIFGFRYLINYISTFTTLVPGDVIVTGTPTGAGARFDPPRYLKPGDVIEIEADGVGTLRNGVVDEAL; this is encoded by the coding sequence ATGACCTCCGCTCGCCTCGCCACCTATGCCGTCGATGGTTCGGTCCGCTACGGGCTCGTGACCGACACCGGCCTCGTCGATCTCTCCGCGCGGTTCGCCAGGGATTATCCGACCTTGCGTGAGGTGATCGCCGCGGGCGCCCTGCCCCGGTTGATCGATGCCGCAGCCGGGCTGTCGCCCGATCACGGCCTCGATGCCATCACCTGGCTGCCGCCGATCGCTTCGCCCGAGAAGATCATCTGCATCGGCGTCAATTATCCTGACCGCAATGCCGAATACAAGGATGGCCAGGACGCGCCGAAATATCCGTCGATGTTCATGCGGACGCCGCGCTCCTTCGTCGGTCATGAAACGCCCCTGGTGCGTCCCCGCGCCTCGCCGCAGCTCGACTATGAAGGCGAGCTCGTGCTGATCATCGGCAAGGCCGGCCGTCACATCCCGGAGGCCCAGGCGCTGGATCACATCGCCGCACTCACGCTTTGCAACGAGGGCACCATCCGCGACTGGGTGCGGCATGCCAAGTTCAACGTCACCCAAGGCAAGAACTTCGATTCGACCGGCAGCCTCGGGCCTTGGATCGTGCCCTACACGAATGAGAGCCAGATTGCCGATATCCGGCTGACGACGCGCGTCAATGGCGAATTGCGCCAGGACGACCGCACGTCACGGCTGATCTTCGGCTTCCGCTACCTCATCAACTACATCTCGACCTTCACCACGCTCGTCCCCGGTGACGTGATCGTGACGGGCACGCCCACCGGCGCCGGTGCACGGTTCGATCCGCCGCGTTATCTGAAGCCCGGCGACGTCATCGAGATCGAAGCCGACGGCGTCGGCACCTTGCGCAATGGCGTCGTCGACGAAGCTCTGTAA
- the hpaE gene encoding 5-carboxymethyl-2-hydroxymuconate semialdehyde dehydrogenase, translating to MDKASPKTDIYKANLDRAAPLLAKLKDEGIGHFIDGKVVPAISGTTFETKSPIDGTVLAKVARGNAEDIDRAATSAALAFRSWRDMAPAMRRKLLHRVADAIEDHADDIAVLECIDTGQAYRFMAKAAVRAAENFRFFADKCTEARDGLSTPSDEHWNISTRVPIGPVGVITPWNTPFMLSTWKIAPALAAGCTVVHKPAEWSPITAQWLAKLAKDAGIPDGVLNTVHGFGEEAGKALTEHPAIKAIGFVGESSTGSAIMAQGAPTLKRVHFELGGKNPVIVFDDADLDRALDAVVFMIYSLNGERCTSSSRLLVQQSIAETFTAKLAARVRALKVGHPLDPATEIGPLIHERHLAKVCSYVDVAREDGAIIAVGGKRFDGPGGGHYVEPTLVTGARQTMRVAQEEVFGPFLTVIPFRDEADAIAVANDVQYGLTGYVWTGDMGRALRVADALEAGMIWLNSENVRHLPTPFGGMKASGIGRDGGDYSFDFYMETKHVSLARGTHKIQRLGV from the coding sequence ATGGATAAGGCCAGCCCCAAGACCGACATCTACAAGGCCAATCTCGACCGTGCCGCTCCCCTGCTCGCGAAGCTGAAGGACGAGGGCATCGGCCACTTCATCGACGGCAAGGTGGTGCCGGCGATCTCGGGCACGACGTTCGAGACGAAGTCCCCGATCGACGGCACTGTTCTGGCCAAGGTCGCTCGCGGCAATGCAGAGGACATCGACCGCGCGGCGACATCGGCCGCACTCGCCTTCAGATCCTGGCGCGACATGGCGCCGGCGATGCGGCGCAAGCTACTGCATCGCGTGGCCGACGCGATCGAGGATCATGCCGACGACATCGCCGTGCTCGAATGCATCGACACCGGGCAGGCCTATCGCTTCATGGCCAAGGCCGCGGTCCGCGCGGCGGAAAACTTCCGCTTCTTCGCCGACAAATGCACCGAGGCGCGTGACGGCCTGAGTACGCCGAGCGACGAGCATTGGAACATCTCGACGCGGGTGCCGATCGGCCCGGTCGGCGTGATCACGCCATGGAACACGCCGTTCATGCTGTCGACCTGGAAGATCGCCCCGGCGCTCGCGGCCGGCTGCACGGTCGTACACAAGCCGGCGGAATGGTCGCCGATCACGGCGCAGTGGCTGGCCAAGCTCGCCAAGGACGCCGGCATTCCCGACGGCGTCCTCAACACCGTTCATGGCTTCGGGGAGGAGGCCGGCAAGGCGCTGACCGAGCATCCCGCGATCAAGGCAATCGGCTTCGTCGGCGAGAGCTCGACGGGATCTGCGATCATGGCGCAGGGCGCACCGACCCTGAAGCGGGTGCATTTCGAACTCGGCGGCAAGAACCCGGTGATCGTGTTCGACGATGCCGATCTCGACCGCGCGCTCGATGCCGTCGTGTTCATGATCTACTCGCTCAACGGTGAGCGCTGCACCTCATCCAGCCGCCTGCTGGTGCAGCAGAGTATCGCCGAGACCTTTACGGCCAAGCTTGCGGCGCGCGTGCGTGCGCTGAAAGTGGGTCATCCGCTCGATCCCGCCACCGAGATCGGGCCGCTGATCCACGAACGGCATCTCGCCAAGGTCTGCTCCTATGTCGACGTTGCACGCGAGGACGGTGCGATCATCGCCGTCGGCGGCAAGCGGTTCGACGGCCCGGGCGGCGGGCATTACGTCGAGCCGACACTGGTGACCGGCGCGCGCCAGACCATGCGCGTGGCGCAAGAAGAGGTGTTCGGGCCGTTCCTCACCGTGATCCCGTTCCGCGACGAGGCTGACGCGATCGCGGTCGCCAATGACGTGCAATACGGCCTCACCGGCTATGTCTGGACCGGCGACATGGGCCGCGCGCTGCGCGTCGCCGACGCGCTGGAAGCCGGCATGATCTGGCTGAACTCGGAGAATGTCCGCCACCTGCCAACCCCGTTCGGCGGCATGAAGGCATCGGGCATCGGCCGCGACGGCGGCGACTATTCGTTCGACTTCTACATGGAGACCAAGCACGTTTCGCTCGCGCGCGGCACCCACAAGATCCAGCGGCTCGGCGTCTAA
- a CDS encoding 5-carboxymethyl-2-hydroxymuconate Delta-isomerase, with translation MPHFSIEYSANLDAFVVMANVCEVVRKAASETGIFPIGGIRVRAIRCEHYAIADGKPDSAFLAMLLRLGEGRDLAARQKAGEHVFKALSAYLDPVFASTKFALSFDMQINDAATSWKRNNIHDALKAEASHG, from the coding sequence ATGCCGCATTTCAGCATCGAATACTCCGCCAATCTCGACGCCTTTGTCGTGATGGCCAACGTCTGCGAAGTGGTCCGCAAGGCCGCCAGCGAGACCGGGATCTTTCCGATCGGCGGCATCCGCGTGCGCGCGATCCGCTGCGAGCACTACGCGATCGCCGACGGCAAGCCCGACTCCGCCTTCCTCGCCATGCTGCTGCGGCTCGGCGAAGGCCGCGACCTCGCGGCACGGCAGAAGGCCGGCGAGCACGTCTTCAAGGCACTCTCGGCGTATCTCGATCCGGTCTTCGCAAGCACCAAGTTCGCATTGTCCTTCGACATGCAGATCAACGACGCCGCGACCAGCTGGAAGCGCAACAACATCCACGACGCCCTGAAAGCGGAGGCATCCCATGGATAA
- the hpaH gene encoding 2-oxo-hept-4-ene-1,7-dioate hydratase: protein MPLASDQIHSCALRLDQAEKSRRQIRQLSQEFPDITIADAYAIQEAWISIKVAAGRVIKGHKIGLTSKAMQSALNIDEPDSGVLLDDMFFADGGLVPSDRFIATRIEAELAFVMKHRLSGPDCTLFDVLNATDFVVPALEILDTRIERVDPATKATRKIFDTIADNAANAGIVLGGRPLRPLDADLRWIGALCYKNGQLEETGLAAGVLNNPATAVAWLANKIAANGFALEPGQVVLAGSFIRPIEARKGDTIQADYGPYGTVSCYFA, encoded by the coding sequence ATGCCTCTTGCGAGCGACCAGATTCATAGCTGCGCCTTACGCCTGGATCAGGCCGAAAAGAGCCGCCGCCAGATCAGGCAGTTGTCGCAGGAGTTTCCCGATATCACCATCGCAGATGCCTATGCGATCCAGGAGGCCTGGATCAGCATCAAGGTGGCCGCGGGCCGCGTCATCAAGGGTCACAAGATCGGGTTGACATCGAAGGCGATGCAGAGCGCGCTGAACATCGATGAACCGGATTCGGGCGTGCTGCTCGACGACATGTTCTTTGCCGATGGCGGGCTGGTGCCGTCCGACCGCTTCATCGCGACGCGTATCGAGGCGGAGCTTGCCTTCGTCATGAAGCACCGTCTGTCTGGACCGGACTGCACCTTGTTCGACGTACTCAACGCGACGGATTTCGTGGTGCCGGCACTCGAGATCCTGGATACGCGGATCGAGCGGGTGGATCCCGCGACCAAGGCGACCCGCAAGATCTTCGATACGATCGCCGACAACGCCGCAAATGCCGGCATCGTGCTCGGCGGCCGGCCGCTGCGGCCGCTCGATGCCGACCTGCGCTGGATCGGCGCACTCTGTTATAAGAACGGTCAACTGGAAGAGACCGGCTTGGCCGCCGGCGTGCTGAACAACCCGGCAACGGCCGTTGCGTGGCTCGCCAACAAGATCGCGGCAAATGGATTCGCGCTGGAGCCGGGACAGGTGGTCCTTGCCGGCTCGTTCATCCGGCCGATCGAGGCGCGCAAGGGCGACACGATCCAGGCCGACTACGGCCCGTATGGGACGGTGAGCTGTTACTTCGCCTGA
- the hpaR gene encoding homoprotocatechuate degradation operon regulator HpaR translates to MRDFSQSLPMALLRAREAVMRQFRPNLRQHGLTEQQWRILRALAAVDVIEVTELARVAFLLGPSLSRILRDLEARGLIQREVDSRDMRRGVLSISAKGMKLIAQVAPSSEAIYASIASRYGARKLAALHKMLGELEQSIGGDLDASDDGDG, encoded by the coding sequence ATGCGCGACTTCTCGCAGTCGCTGCCGATGGCCTTGTTGCGGGCGCGTGAGGCCGTGATGCGGCAGTTTCGCCCCAATCTGCGACAGCACGGCCTGACCGAGCAGCAATGGCGTATCTTGCGCGCGCTGGCGGCGGTCGATGTGATCGAGGTGACGGAGCTGGCGAGGGTCGCGTTCCTGCTCGGGCCCAGCCTGTCCCGCATCCTGCGCGATCTCGAGGCGCGCGGCCTGATTCAGCGCGAAGTCGATAGCCGCGACATGCGCAGGGGCGTGTTGTCGATCTCGGCCAAGGGCATGAAGCTGATCGCACAGGTCGCGCCGAGCTCAGAGGCGATCTATGCATCGATTGCCAGCCGGTATGGCGCCCGCAAGCTTGCCGCATTGCACAAGATGCTGGGCGAGCTGGAGCAGAGCATCGGCGGCGATCTCGACGCCTCCGACGACGGCGATGGCTGA